A stretch of Miscanthus floridulus cultivar M001 chromosome 13, ASM1932011v1, whole genome shotgun sequence DNA encodes these proteins:
- the LOC136499788 gene encoding uncharacterized protein yields MAFSSSSAAAFAGFSPLGFLPVTEKLTRNNHAMWEAQVLSALRGAQVVHFLDPSTQPPEKFIVTKDEKKSDDAAKTGDKPPVLNPEFEQWVAKDQQVLSYLLTSLSREIGSQVTNVTTAAGAWASIKALHTSQSRARVISTRMALATTNKGTSTVSEYYTKMKSLADEMASAGRKLEYEELVSYILTGLGEDFDGVVTAVSTRVEPITVNELYAQLVAQEQRIEMRGGGQHTTNIANKGGRWSPNNRGGGRGGRGGFGRGQQKGAHGGGRSSNFEAGIFLPSVWQGRSLGLPLLQKGATDHIIGDLEKMTIREKYHGRDQVHAANGLEEEVYMNQPPGYISKSHPNFVCKLDKALYGLKQAPRAWYARLCNRLEELGFVPSKADTSLFYYNHGQHRVFVLVYVDDIIVASSSQEATEALLKNLQKEFALKDLGDLHFFLGIEVQRTIDGLLLSQGRYAVDILARSGMDKARVVDTLLSTSEKLSVTDGQRLGEEDSTRYRSLVGALQYLTLTRPDLSFAVNKLADGFTKAISAQKMREFRFKLNLVSG; encoded by the exons ATGGCGTTCTCTTCCTCTTCAGCTGCAGCATTCGCTGGTTTCTCTCCTCTCGGATTTCTTCCGGTCACGGAGAAACTGACGAGGAACAATCACGCCATGTGGGAGGCGCAGGTCCTCTCCGCCTTAAGGGGTGCACAAGTTGTGCATTTCCTCGATCCATCGACCCAGCCGCCGGAGAAGTTCATCGTCACCAAGGACGAGAAGAAGTCGGACGACGCCGCCAAGACCGGCGACAAGCCACCTGTTCTGAACCCCGAGTTCGAGCAGTGGGTGGCCAAGGACCAACAGGTCCTCAGCTATCTTCTCACATCGCTGTCGAGGGAGATCGGATCTCAGGTCACTAACGTGACCACGGCGGCGGGAGCGTGGGCCTCCATCAAGGCTCTCCACACGTCGCAGTCAAGGGCTCGTGTCATCTCGACGAGGATGGCGCTGGCCACAACAAATAAGGGCACCTCCACCGTCAGTGAGTATTACACAAAGATGAAATCTCTAGCGGATGAAATGGCTTCTGCAGGAAGGAAACTGGAATATGAGGAACTGGTCTCCTACATCTTGACTGGTTTGGGCGAGGACTTCGACGGGGTCGTCACCGCCGTCTCCACCCGTGTCGAGCCCATCACGGTCAACGAGCTATACGCACAGCTCGTCGCCCAAGAGCAGCGCATTGAGATGCGCGGAGGAGGCCAGCACACCACGAACATCGCCAACAAGGGGGGCCGTTGGAGCCCCAACAACCGCGGCGGAGGACGTGGAGGCCGCGGTGGCTTCGGGCGTGGCCAGCAGAAGGGCGCTCATGGTGGTGGCCGCTCTAGCAACTTTGAGGCCGGCATTTTTTTGCCAAGTGTGTGGCAAGGAAGGTCATTAGGCCTACCGCTGCTACAAAAG GGGGCGACAGACCACATCATTGGAGATCTTGAGAAGATGACAATCCGTGAAAAGTATCATGGAAGAGATCAAGTTCATGCTGCCAATGGGCTAG AGGAGGAAGTCTACATGAATCAGCCGCCGGGCTACATTAGCAAGAGTCATCCCAACTTTGTGTGCAAACTTGACAAGGCTCTCtatggcttgaaacaagcacctcgGGCGTGGTATGCAAGGTTGTGCAATAGATTGGAAGAGCTAGGATTTGTTCCTTCAAAGGCAGATACCTCTCTTTTCTATTACAACCATGGGCAGCACAGAGTGTTTGTTCttgtttatgttgatgatatcatagttGCTAGCTCATCTCAGGAGGCAACCGAAGCATTACTCAAGAATCTGCAGAAAGAATTTGCACTCAAGGATCTAGGAGACTTGCATTTCTTCTTGGGAATTGAAGTACAAAGAACAATAGATGGGTTGTTGCTATCCCAAGGAAGGTATGCTGTGGACATCTTGGCGAGATCAGGGATGGACAAAGCCAGGGTGGTAGACACGCTGCTCTCTACCAGTGAGAAACTCAGTGTAACCGATGGACAAAGGCTTGGTGAAGAAGATTCTACACGATACAGAAGCTTAGTTGGAGCACTACAGTACCTAACCTTGACACGACCTGACCTCTCCTTCGCCGTAAACAAG TTAGCAGATGGTTTCACCAAGGCGATATCAGCTCAGAAGATGAGAGAGTTTAGGTTCAAGCTTAACCTTGTTAGTGGCTAA